In the Flavisolibacter tropicus genome, one interval contains:
- a CDS encoding UvrD-helicase domain-containing protein produces the protein MGLLNIFRNKADDAPEANNTKNGQLKLTGEQEAIIRSKGNIKINAVAGSGKTTTIIEYARTRPAGSKILYLAFNRAVKLEAEKKFAAQGLSNVKVETAHSLAYKRIVFQNEYTVRSQGYKTHEIVDMLQLKGNSEKHTEYIIANHILKFAAYFCNSDKQKVQDLDYRQTITDDTATDFVQSHYAIIEHGTRLLLSRMYRGTIEITHDFYLKKFQLQNPVLPYDYILFDEGQDASAAMLDIFLKQKATKVIVGDTHQQIYGWRYAINSLEKANFKSFHLSTSFRFHQDIADLAVTILDWKRFFQEQPSVIMKGKGKPAEKKVKAIIARTNLGLLLKAIEYITTHKQVKHIYFEGNINSYTYADEGTSLYDVLSLHNFNHGSIRDKLVGSMSNLDELEEYIEKTEDVQLSMMVDLVKEYGNAIPGLIKTLKEKHTGDEEKAKAEVIFSTVHRCKGMEYDTIELVNDFVTEAKLERLTKENKQPQDHNQAKWYEEINLLYVAITRTKGSIRIPETLLPAGFDSSPFILSQEVKKETETQGTNSFARTSHTGSKQNQESNKHIQVRERLKEEPKPWTAGEDRFLKQLFEDGVHIMEIAKRLNRKTSIVLSRLKKLGLLNTNKF, from the coding sequence ATGGGACTCCTGAATATTTTTAGAAATAAAGCTGATGATGCGCCAGAAGCAAACAATACAAAGAATGGCCAACTCAAACTGACAGGAGAACAAGAGGCCATTATTCGCTCTAAAGGAAACATCAAGATCAACGCCGTAGCCGGCTCCGGGAAAACCACCACCATTATCGAGTACGCCCGAACCCGCCCTGCTGGCTCCAAAATATTATACTTAGCTTTTAACCGGGCGGTAAAACTGGAAGCCGAAAAGAAGTTTGCTGCGCAAGGTCTTTCCAACGTAAAGGTAGAAACCGCACATTCTCTGGCCTATAAAAGGATCGTTTTCCAAAATGAGTATACCGTGCGATCGCAAGGGTATAAAACCCACGAGATCGTTGACATGCTCCAGCTAAAGGGCAATAGTGAAAAACACACTGAATACATTATCGCTAATCATATTCTCAAGTTTGCGGCCTATTTCTGTAACAGCGACAAGCAAAAAGTACAGGACCTGGATTACCGTCAGACAATTACTGATGATACAGCAACCGATTTTGTACAATCGCATTATGCCATTATTGAACATGGCACCCGCTTGCTGCTTAGCCGGATGTATAGAGGCACAATCGAGATCACGCACGATTTCTACTTAAAGAAGTTTCAACTGCAAAACCCGGTATTACCCTACGATTACATTTTATTTGATGAAGGGCAAGACGCCTCAGCGGCCATGCTGGATATTTTCCTGAAACAAAAAGCCACCAAGGTCATTGTAGGTGATACCCACCAGCAGATCTATGGCTGGCGCTATGCCATCAACTCGTTAGAGAAGGCCAATTTTAAAAGCTTCCACCTTTCCACATCCTTCCGGTTTCATCAAGACATTGCTGATTTGGCCGTTACTATATTGGATTGGAAACGTTTTTTTCAAGAGCAGCCTTCTGTAATAATGAAGGGAAAGGGGAAACCGGCAGAAAAGAAAGTAAAAGCCATTATTGCCCGTACCAACCTGGGCTTGCTGCTGAAAGCCATTGAATACATTACCACGCACAAACAGGTAAAGCATATTTACTTTGAAGGCAATATCAATTCCTACACCTATGCCGATGAAGGCACTTCGCTGTACGATGTTTTAAGCTTGCACAATTTTAACCATGGTTCCATTCGTGACAAACTTGTAGGCTCTATGAGCAACCTGGACGAACTGGAAGAATACATTGAAAAAACAGAAGATGTACAACTCTCGATGATGGTGGACCTGGTAAAGGAATACGGCAATGCTATCCCGGGTCTTATTAAAACCCTCAAAGAAAAACATACCGGAGATGAAGAGAAAGCAAAAGCCGAAGTGATCTTTTCTACCGTGCACCGTTGCAAGGGCATGGAGTACGACACCATAGAACTGGTTAACGACTTTGTTACAGAAGCCAAGCTCGAAAGACTGACCAAAGAAAACAAACAACCTCAAGACCACAATCAGGCTAAGTGGTACGAAGAGATCAATTTATTGTATGTAGCCATTACGCGAACAAAAGGCAGCATCAGAATTCCCGAAACCTTACTGCCCGCTGGTTTTGATTCTTCCCCTTTTATCCTTTCACAGGAAGTAAAGAAAGAGACTGAAACACAAGGCACCAATTCCTTTGCCCGCACATCACACACAGGCAGTAAACAAAACCAGGAATCCAACAAACACATTCAGGTCAGGGAACGACTGAAAGAGGAACCTAAACCCTGGACAGCAGGGGAGGACAGATTCCTGAAGCAGCTGTTTGAAGATGGCGTACACATTATGGAGATCGCCAAACGTCTGAACCGAAAAACAAGTATTGTATTATCGCGGTTAAAGAAACTGGGATTGTTGAACACCAACAAATTCTAA
- a CDS encoding lipocalin family protein, producing MKPKLLLVALLAVSISFLSSCKKDKSDDADQVMSTEEVAAKILGKWSISSVQYNNHYNGTDHKETYPGTATDYVEFKSDGLMYTSFRGVTDISTYKVKNDKVITIDDDPASIQEISDKVLRLYTKDETGTFGFTELMYNLNR from the coding sequence ATGAAACCCAAGCTTCTACTTGTAGCACTTCTTGCCGTTTCTATTTCATTTTTATCTTCTTGCAAAAAGGACAAAAGCGACGACGCCGATCAAGTGATGTCAACGGAAGAAGTAGCAGCAAAGATCCTTGGCAAATGGTCAATCAGCAGTGTCCAATACAACAACCATTATAATGGGACCGATCATAAAGAAACCTATCCGGGCACAGCTACCGACTATGTGGAATTTAAGTCAGACGGATTGATGTATACTTCTTTCCGTGGTGTTACCGACATTTCTACTTACAAAGTGAAAAACGATAAAGTAATTACGATAGATGATGACCCTGCTTCTATTCAGGAAATTTCTGATAAAGTGCTTCGCTTGTATACCAAAGATGAAACCGGCACGTTTGGCTTTACAGAATTAATGTATAATCTAAACCGCTAG
- a CDS encoding NAD(P)H-binding protein has translation MTPVFITGGTGYMGRRLIKKLVTQGYSITALVRPGSERKLPQGAKAVVANPFDASQFQAYIPKGAVFVQLLGVAHPSPRKKEQFRRIDLASVKASANAAAAAHVSHFIYVSVARMETRVMQDFQKVRKEGENDLLSKGFPCTFIRPWYVLGPGHWWPLLLLPFYGIARLIPAWRQKAKALSLVTINQMIQTLVHTIDSAPQHLRLIEVSEIKRCK, from the coding sequence ATGACTCCGGTCTTTATCACGGGCGGAACAGGATATATGGGCCGCAGGCTCATTAAGAAATTAGTAACGCAAGGCTACTCTATAACGGCACTTGTGCGCCCGGGCAGCGAAAGAAAATTACCTCAAGGAGCTAAAGCTGTTGTCGCTAATCCTTTTGATGCTTCTCAGTTCCAGGCATACATTCCAAAGGGCGCCGTGTTTGTACAGCTGTTGGGTGTAGCGCATCCATCACCACGAAAGAAAGAGCAGTTTCGCCGTATTGATCTGGCCAGTGTTAAAGCTTCGGCCAATGCAGCAGCGGCTGCCCATGTTTCTCATTTTATCTATGTAAGTGTGGCTAGGATGGAAACAAGGGTTATGCAGGATTTCCAAAAAGTACGTAAGGAAGGAGAAAACGATCTCCTCTCCAAAGGATTTCCTTGTACGTTTATACGACCCTGGTATGTTTTGGGTCCGGGGCATTGGTGGCCGTTGTTGCTTTTACCCTTTTATGGCATTGCCCGTCTTATACCCGCCTGGCGGCAGAAAGCAAAAGCCTTGTCGCTAGTAACCATTAACCAAATGATACAAACCCTTGTGCATACTATTGACTCCGCACCACAACACCTACGCCTTATTGAAGTCAGTGAGATCAAAAGATGCAAGTAA
- a CDS encoding ester cyclase: protein MKPIIYGLLTSVTVVLTACNSQPANKDMADKDSAGATMPMNNDEEAKEERNKKTALESAEAINQHDVNVVLKDAAPDVVDYSDGAMPPTKSKDSINVMISNWMKAFPDVKGSNLKAVADGDWVVVWGDWNGTWKGDFMGQKATGKSYKTREADIFRFNNEGKIIEHYSASTWPATAMQTGMKMQ from the coding sequence ATGAAACCAATTATTTACGGCCTGCTTACCAGTGTTACCGTAGTACTTACAGCTTGCAACAGTCAGCCTGCCAACAAGGACATGGCCGATAAAGATAGCGCCGGCGCTACCATGCCAATGAACAATGATGAAGAGGCCAAAGAAGAACGTAACAAAAAAACAGCACTGGAAAGTGCTGAAGCCATCAATCAACACGATGTCAATGTTGTTTTAAAAGATGCCGCTCCTGATGTAGTGGATTATAGCGACGGTGCCATGCCACCGACCAAAAGCAAGGACAGCATTAACGTGATGATCTCCAACTGGATGAAAGCTTTTCCAGATGTAAAAGGCAGCAACCTGAAAGCGGTAGCCGATGGTGACTGGGTGGTAGTTTGGGGTGATTGGAATGGCACCTGGAAAGGTGACTTCATGGGTCAGAAAGCCACCGGCAAGTCGTATAAAACCCGGGAGGCTGACATCTTCCGCTTTAATAATGAAGGTAAAATCATTGAACACTACAGCGCCTCTACCTGGCCGGCAACAGCTATGCAGACTGGAATGAAAATGCAATGA
- a CDS encoding aldo/keto reductase — protein MLQRIIPSSGESLPVIGLGTWQQFDIGASAQERQQLTEVLTQMATHGSRVIDSSPMYGRAEAVVGDLTSHLLIADDFFYATKVWTTGKASGLQQINSSFQKMRRQTMDLLQIHNLVDWQTHLRTLRQLKEEGRIRYIGITHYHRSAHAQLEQVMHEEPIDFVQFNYSIQERHAEQSLLSTAQARGVAVLINEPFETGTLFKRVKGKSLPAWAEDYGINSWSQFFLKYIIAHPAVTCVIPGTSNPKNAVENMEAGNDPLPDEAICRKMLQVLEKL, from the coding sequence ATGCTTCAAAGAATCATACCTTCTTCCGGCGAATCATTACCTGTTATTGGCCTTGGCACTTGGCAACAATTTGATATAGGGGCTAGTGCACAAGAACGGCAACAACTAACCGAAGTATTAACGCAGATGGCAACACATGGTAGCCGCGTCATTGATTCCTCACCTATGTATGGCAGGGCCGAAGCAGTGGTTGGCGATCTTACAAGTCACTTACTTATAGCTGATGATTTCTTTTATGCTACCAAGGTATGGACCACAGGCAAAGCGAGTGGCCTGCAACAGATCAATTCTTCTTTTCAAAAGATGCGGCGGCAAACTATGGATTTGTTGCAGATACATAACCTGGTGGACTGGCAAACACACCTGCGTACCCTGCGGCAGTTAAAAGAAGAAGGGCGTATTCGCTATATTGGTATAACGCATTATCACCGTTCTGCTCATGCGCAGTTAGAACAAGTAATGCATGAAGAGCCGATAGATTTTGTGCAATTCAATTATTCCATTCAAGAGCGCCATGCCGAGCAGTCATTGCTATCGACAGCACAGGCAAGAGGCGTAGCGGTGTTGATCAATGAACCTTTTGAAACCGGTACTTTGTTTAAGCGGGTAAAAGGAAAATCCTTACCCGCATGGGCGGAAGATTATGGAATAAATAGCTGGAGCCAGTTTTTCCTGAAGTATATTATCGCTCATCCTGCTGTTACCTGTGTTATACCAGGCACTTCTAATCCAAAGAATGCAGTAGAGAATATGGAAGCTGGTAACGATCCATTGCCAGATGAAGCTATTTGCCGAAAAATGCTTCAGGTACTGGAGAAATTATAG
- a CDS encoding PAS domain S-box protein, with the protein MPEVTLHTTLFSKNGDDKTNVLEKLSQWAISQGWRIEEEESNPPLKLSKKHSTRQLTDSAALLQSIVDASLTGISVYKAIRDENNVIIDFEWVLHNKALKQYNDGRDLVGKRCLDEYPGLKESGMFARYVKVIEENVPQDFEVHYANDGLDNWRRIVAVKLGDGIVTSTEDITTRKKAEQAIFQLKDEAAQKATDRYYAIFNSIDEGFCIIQMLYDREGKPIDWIYLDVNPTFERQSGFNPKGRKVSEAIGDVEAFWLNFYNSVLQTRQPARTENYVGAINRWYKIYASPLEGAEHLLAVVFDDITERKQTEERQLFLLKLNDALRSLPDPLKIQAVAADLLGEHLKANQSHYGETIGEFIYISHSHGDGLPPMTGKFRHLDFGERLVEGFRKGKVQVCYDTATDPTISQDERGVLASAHIGAYVAMPLVKGGEWVATLAVHNIEPRLWKESEIELVQEVAERSWAAVERARAEEALRINEERMRRQKEAFLATVNGATLDHSLNVLTSMVINETKGEARTAFYIANAEGTALYNIRGAGNMPDAYADEIDGFLIGEDSLACGLAVPTGLPVLTSDIFEEPRWKPWTSVAEKYGYRGCWSFPIKTKENKAVGTFAMYFQWPREATPKDIELADIVTQTAAVIISRHSETQERIRAEEALQQSQTQLAEEMADTRQLQHTSSQLIDEDNIDALYDQILDAAIAIMDSDMGSIQLLSSEKNELLLLTYKGFSPESAKTWKWITLESTTSCGMAFAKGARVVVSDVHSCKSMFDAENFEAFRLSGIKAVQSTPLVSRTGKILGMLSTHWRSAHEPAERELSLLDVLARQMADLIERKQAQDELKEFNASLEQQIAERTHELKESKAFIEEVTSTVPDLITIYDVVTDKILYANHDAFWGAEDEGASLNLRHVERVEKLIHFDDQEKVKAFLEERKELLDGEIKEVDLRTASGERWIRLKSKVFSRNSAGEAALIISLITDITDRKLSEIKINEQSNFIERVVSNVPETVFIFDLREQRNVFANPEVEILLGYTPAEMQAFGIGVIQRLVYPDDWNIQAGLLAALSTLEDGEIQDSEYRVVHKNGSIRWVQVRRGVFRRNKEGGVEQIIAILHDITQLKNAEQELKEEHYFLEQVTNKTPHLIYVFDLEEQRFTYINKRVNELIGQTEEYVYAMGPHLFQAIIHPEDLPKRTTYMNEMTTLAEGEVRELEFRIWVGKGFRCFRTKDSIFKKENGVVKQVIGIGEDITLEKLMEEQAKKGKGHIGLN; encoded by the coding sequence ATGCCAGAAGTAACTCTCCATACCACTCTTTTTTCAAAGAATGGAGATGATAAAACAAATGTATTAGAAAAGCTTTCGCAGTGGGCCATTAGCCAGGGCTGGAGAATTGAAGAGGAGGAAAGTAACCCGCCATTGAAGCTAAGCAAAAAGCACAGCACTCGTCAACTGACGGATAGTGCTGCATTACTGCAATCTATAGTCGATGCCTCGTTAACGGGCATTTCAGTTTACAAGGCCATTCGTGATGAAAACAATGTGATCATTGATTTTGAATGGGTGCTTCATAATAAAGCATTAAAGCAATATAATGATGGCAGAGACCTGGTGGGTAAACGCTGTTTGGACGAATATCCCGGTCTAAAAGAATCCGGCATGTTTGCCCGGTATGTAAAAGTGATTGAAGAGAATGTGCCGCAGGATTTTGAAGTGCACTATGCCAATGATGGCTTGGATAATTGGCGTCGTATTGTTGCTGTGAAGTTAGGTGATGGTATTGTAACCAGTACAGAAGACATAACCACACGCAAAAAAGCCGAGCAGGCAATATTTCAACTGAAAGATGAAGCAGCACAAAAAGCAACCGATCGTTATTATGCTATTTTTAATTCTATTGATGAAGGTTTTTGTATCATTCAAATGTTATACGACCGTGAAGGCAAACCCATTGATTGGATTTATCTAGATGTAAACCCGACTTTTGAGCGGCAAAGTGGTTTTAACCCAAAAGGCAGAAAGGTAAGCGAGGCCATTGGAGATGTTGAAGCTTTTTGGCTCAATTTTTATAACAGCGTGTTGCAAACCCGGCAACCGGCAAGGACAGAAAATTATGTAGGTGCTATCAATCGCTGGTATAAGATTTATGCCTCTCCGTTAGAAGGAGCAGAGCATTTGCTGGCAGTGGTCTTTGACGACATTACGGAGCGCAAACAAACAGAAGAAAGGCAGTTGTTTTTACTGAAGTTGAACGATGCGCTTCGCTCGCTCCCTGATCCTCTAAAAATACAGGCGGTAGCTGCTGATCTTTTGGGTGAACATCTGAAGGCGAATCAATCTCATTACGGCGAAACGATTGGAGAGTTTATATATATCAGCCATAGCCATGGTGATGGGCTACCACCAATGACAGGCAAGTTTCGTCATCTCGACTTTGGTGAACGTTTGGTAGAAGGATTCCGCAAGGGAAAGGTGCAGGTATGTTATGACACGGCTACAGACCCAACGATATCTCAAGATGAACGGGGCGTGCTTGCTTCAGCGCATATAGGCGCCTATGTAGCGATGCCGTTGGTGAAAGGGGGAGAATGGGTGGCTACTTTGGCTGTTCACAACATAGAGCCAAGGCTGTGGAAGGAAAGCGAAATTGAGTTGGTGCAGGAAGTGGCTGAGCGTAGCTGGGCTGCGGTGGAAAGAGCAAGAGCAGAAGAAGCTTTGCGGATCAATGAAGAACGGATGCGCAGGCAGAAAGAAGCTTTCTTGGCAACCGTTAATGGCGCCACGCTTGATCATTCGCTCAACGTCCTGACCAGTATGGTCATAAATGAAACAAAGGGTGAGGCAAGAACGGCCTTTTATATTGCTAATGCGGAAGGCACAGCATTATACAACATCCGTGGAGCCGGAAACATGCCGGACGCTTATGCCGATGAAATAGATGGATTTCTTATAGGGGAAGATTCGCTTGCCTGCGGATTGGCTGTGCCAACAGGCCTTCCTGTACTGACTTCAGATATTTTTGAAGAACCAAGGTGGAAGCCTTGGACTTCTGTTGCAGAGAAGTACGGCTACCGTGGCTGCTGGTCATTTCCTATTAAAACGAAAGAAAACAAGGCTGTCGGTACGTTTGCCATGTACTTCCAATGGCCTCGTGAAGCGACACCGAAAGATATTGAACTCGCCGATATTGTAACCCAAACGGCTGCTGTCATCATCTCTCGTCACAGTGAGACACAGGAACGCATCCGCGCCGAAGAAGCCTTGCAGCAATCCCAAACCCAACTGGCAGAAGAAATGGCTGACACCAGGCAGCTGCAACATACCAGCAGCCAATTGATTGATGAAGACAATATTGATGCACTGTATGATCAGATATTGGATGCTGCCATTGCCATTATGGATTCCGATATGGGCAGTATACAATTGCTTTCTTCTGAAAAGAATGAACTACTGCTTTTGACATACAAAGGTTTCTCGCCAGAATCGGCCAAGACCTGGAAGTGGATAACGTTAGAATCTACCACATCCTGCGGTATGGCGTTCGCCAAGGGAGCGCGTGTTGTTGTTTCGGATGTGCATAGCTGTAAATCTATGTTTGATGCGGAAAACTTCGAGGCTTTTCGCTTATCGGGCATTAAGGCCGTGCAATCCACACCACTTGTTTCCCGTACTGGTAAAATATTGGGCATGCTCTCCACTCACTGGCGAAGCGCGCATGAACCTGCAGAACGGGAGTTAAGCTTACTGGATGTACTGGCCCGCCAGATGGCTGACCTGATTGAACGTAAGCAAGCCCAGGATGAACTCAAGGAATTCAATGCTTCGTTGGAGCAGCAGATAGCAGAGCGCACTCATGAATTGAAAGAGAGCAAGGCATTTATAGAAGAAGTTACTTCCACTGTCCCTGATCTTATCACGATTTATGATGTCGTTACTGATAAGATTTTGTATGCCAATCACGATGCCTTTTGGGGAGCGGAGGATGAAGGAGCAAGCTTGAATTTGCGGCATGTGGAACGGGTAGAAAAACTGATTCACTTTGATGATCAGGAGAAAGTAAAAGCGTTCCTGGAAGAGCGAAAGGAGTTGCTCGACGGAGAGATTAAAGAAGTTGACCTGCGGACGGCTTCTGGCGAGCGTTGGATTCGGCTTAAAAGTAAAGTGTTTAGTAGAAATAGTGCCGGCGAAGCGGCTCTGATTATTTCCCTGATAACCGATATTACTGATCGAAAGCTGTCGGAGATAAAGATCAATGAGCAGTCTAACTTTATTGAGCGTGTGGTTAGTAACGTACCTGAAACCGTATTTATTTTTGACTTGCGTGAGCAACGCAATGTCTTTGCTAATCCTGAAGTAGAAATATTATTGGGTTACACACCTGCTGAAATGCAGGCCTTTGGTATTGGTGTTATTCAGCGTCTTGTGTATCCGGACGACTGGAACATACAAGCCGGGTTACTGGCGGCCCTGTCTACGTTAGAGGATGGCGAGATACAGGATAGTGAATACCGTGTGGTGCATAAGAACGGATCGATACGCTGGGTGCAGGTGCGTCGCGGGGTTTTCAGGCGAAATAAAGAAGGTGGAGTAGAGCAGATCATTGCTATTCTTCACGATATTACGCAGCTAAAGAATGCTGAGCAGGAGCTGAAGGAGGAACATTATTTCCTGGAGCAGGTCACTAATAAAACCCCTCATCTTATTTATGTATTTGACCTGGAGGAACAGCGCTTTACTTATATCAACAAACGGGTGAACGAACTGATAGGTCAAACCGAAGAATATGTATATGCCATGGGGCCGCACTTGTTCCAGGCCATCATCCACCCAGAAGATCTGCCTAAGCGTACCACCTATATGAATGAGATGACAACACTGGCAGAAGGAGAGGTGCGTGAATTGGAGTTTCGCATCTGGGTGGGCAAAGGCTTCCGCTGTTTCCGCACCAAGGATAGTATTTTTAAAAAAGAGAATGGAGTGGTAAAACAAGTGATCGGCATCGGTGAAGACATCACCTTAGAAAAGCTAATGGAGGAACAGGCTAAGAAAGGTAAAGGGCATATTGGGTTGAATTAG
- a CDS encoding ion transporter gives MLHPALGNTLADRLLNLFIIVLILSNVLAVMLETVPSIYVSHHLFFHYFDMVSVVIFTVEYGLRIWSATADPRYKHSFYGRLRFMGTNEALINLLAILPFYIHLFIGLDLRALQILRLLRLLRVFHLTSYMKASRLIITVFRSRKNELLLSLALTLFLLIISSCLMFYFEHPAQPNKFTSIPHTFWWSIITLTTVGYGDLIPITIPGRILTGIILLIGVALFALPAGIITSGFLEESRKTKKQLPARCPHCGEELVEQ, from the coding sequence TTGCTGCATCCGGCGCTGGGTAATACCCTGGCTGACCGCTTATTGAACCTTTTTATTATTGTACTTATTCTCTCGAATGTATTAGCTGTAATGCTGGAAACGGTGCCCTCTATCTATGTGAGCCATCACTTATTCTTTCACTATTTTGATATGGTGTCGGTAGTCATCTTTACGGTAGAATATGGACTGCGGATTTGGAGCGCTACTGCCGATCCTCGTTATAAGCACAGCTTCTATGGCCGCTTGCGGTTCATGGGGACCAATGAAGCATTGATCAACTTATTGGCAATTCTGCCCTTTTATATTCACCTATTTATTGGACTGGATCTACGGGCCTTACAAATACTACGGCTGCTGCGGCTTTTACGTGTCTTTCACCTGACCTCTTATATGAAAGCATCGCGGTTGATCATTACCGTTTTCCGTTCCCGTAAGAATGAACTGTTACTGAGCCTGGCGCTCACCCTGTTTTTGCTGATCATTTCCTCCTGCCTGATGTTCTACTTTGAGCATCCGGCCCAACCGAACAAGTTTACCAGCATACCACATACATTCTGGTGGAGTATCATTACGCTAACCACCGTTGGCTATGGCGACCTGATACCGATAACCATTCCGGGAAGAATTCTTACAGGTATCATCCTGTTGATAGGTGTAGCCCTCTTTGCACTACCTGCCGGTATTATTACTTCCGGGTTTCTGGAAGAATCACGGAAGACAAAGAAACAGTTGCCCGCCCGCTGCCCGCATTGTGGAGAAGAACTGGTAGAGCAATGA
- a CDS encoding DUF6799 domain-containing protein: MKQIIAMTLAAASLTACNSNTSTKENTADTTSTTTTTTVAPIDTMTTTTTTSSNTAYMPMEGDVTYKEKKVMVMRNGQWVEAKEDVKLDNGVVVYRSGKVKKDNNEVDLDDGVVVTKTGNFFDKAGNAIDNAWDATKHGVKKAGKAVGHAAEKAGEKVKDAVDKDHNK, translated from the coding sequence ATGAAACAGATCATTGCCATGACGCTGGCAGCAGCATCGCTGACTGCCTGTAACAGCAACACCAGCACAAAAGAAAATACGGCTGACACTACCAGTACGACTACTACAACTACTGTTGCGCCTATCGACACCATGACCACTACCACAACCACCTCTAGCAATACGGCCTATATGCCTATGGAAGGTGATGTTACTTATAAGGAAAAAAAGGTGATGGTAATGCGTAATGGACAGTGGGTAGAAGCTAAGGAAGATGTAAAGCTGGACAATGGTGTAGTTGTTTACCGCTCAGGTAAAGTGAAAAAAGACAACAATGAAGTAGACCTGGATGACGGTGTAGTAGTAACCAAGACCGGTAACTTTTTTGACAAAGCCGGCAACGCTATTGACAACGCTTGGGATGCTACCAAACATGGCGTAAAAAAAGCGGGTAAAGCTGTTGGCCATGCAGCAGAGAAAGCTGGTGAAAAAGTAAAAGATGCTGTTGATAAGGACCATAATAAATAA